In one window of Mus pahari chromosome 3, PAHARI_EIJ_v1.1, whole genome shotgun sequence DNA:
- the LOC110318786 gene encoding olfactory receptor 4C15-like — MQRFFFYVLLRIMQNQSSVTEFIILGLSQNPKTEKILFVVFLLIYMATVGGNMIIVVTIMYSPALLCSPMYFFLAFLSFLDACVSSTVTPKMIVDFLQEKKTISFGCCMTQLFSVHFFSGAEMIVLAVMAYDRYVAICKPLHYSSILTRRLCSILVAISWAGGFLHAIIQVIFTLQLPFCGPNVIDHYMCDLFPLLKLACTDTHIFVLLVFANSGAICIIIFSLLLVSYGVILFSLRAHSSEGRRKALSTCGAHVTVVVLFLVPCILIYARDTSAFSFEKDTLIFVNVLTPLLNPMVYTFRNKEMINAIRKMWKRLIVIFVRY; from the exons atgcaaaggtttttttttta TGTCCTCTTGAGAATTATGCAAAACCAGAGTTCTGTGACCGAGTTCATAATCTTAGGGCTTTCTCAGAAcccaaaaactgaaaaaatattgTTTGTTGTATTTCTATTGATCTACATGGCAACTGTAGGGGGTAACATGATTATTGTGGTGACCATCATGTACAGCCCTGCATTGTTGTGCTCCCCCATGTATTTCTTCTTGGCATTCCTGTCCTTCCTCGATGCTTGTGTCTCTTCTACTGTTACACCCAAGATGATTGTAGACTTCTTACAAGAGAAGAAGACCATCTCCTTTGGCTGTTGCATGACACAACTCTTTTCAGTCCATTTCTTCTCAGGAGCAGAAATGATTGTCCTAGCAGTCATGGCCTATGACCGTTACGTGGCTATTTGCAAGCCCTTGCACTATTCTTCCATCCTTACCCGGAGGCTCTGTAGCATTTTGGTAGCAATATCCTGGGCAGGGGGCTTCTTGCATGCTATCATACAAGTTATATTCACATTGCAGCTGCCCTTCTGTGGCCCCAATGTTATTGATCATTACATGTGTGACTTGTTTCCATTGCTGAAGCTGGCCTGCACGGACACTCATATATTTGTTCTTTTGGTGTTTGCAAACAGTGGTGCTATCTGCATCATTATCTTCTCCTTGTTGCTTGTTTCCTATGGTGTCATTTTATTCTCTCTGAGAGCCCACAGTTCTGAGGGACGACGGAAAGCTCTTTCTACCTGTGGAGCCCACGTTACTGTTGTGGTTTTGTTCCTTGTTCCTTGCATATTAATATATGCACGGGATACATCTGCATTCTCCTTTGAGAAAGACACCCTTATATTTGTCAATGTCCTGACACCATTGCTAAATCCTATGGTTTACACTTTCAGGAATAAGGAAATGATAAATGCCATCAGAAAAATGTGGAAGAGGCTAATAGtgatttttgttagatattag